Below is a genomic region from Microbacterium sp. LWO12-1.2.
GTCGGCGGCGATGACCTCAGCCAGCTGGCCGTGACCGACATCGACGGCGAGCACACGGCGGGCGCCGCGCTCGCGGAGAACCTGTGTGAAGCCACCGGTCGATGCGCCCATGTCGAGTGCCAGGCGGTCCGCGGCGGAGATGCCGAACCCGTCGAGCGCGGCGATCAGCTTGTGCGCCGCACGGCCGACATAGTGATCGGCACCCGCGACGGTGATCTCCGCGTCGTCGGACACGGCTGTGGAGGCCTTCACGACCTGCCGGCCGTTCACGCTGACGAGGCCTTCGGCGATGAGAGTGGCGGCGTGGGTACGTGAGCGGGCGATGCCTCGCGCGGCGAGGGCGGCGTCGAGTCGCGTCATCGGTGCGCCGGAGTCTCGCGCTGATCGAGCTTGGCGCCGCTGTCGAGGCGACGGGACAGCTCATCGTGCAGCGCGGAGTACGCATCGGCACGCGCGGGCAGCGGTTGTCCTTCGATCAGACGCAGACGACTCCACAGGCCGTCGGTCGGCGCACTCGTCTCTTCACTCACGCTTCTACTGTACGCGGAGCCTCGGACAGGCGACGGCGCCACGTCGAACCGGGCTCAGGGCGCAGATGGGGGCGCCGTTCAGGGGCGATGGAACGGATCGTCGTAAAGACGCTCCGGCACACGCAGGACGAACACAGGAGTTCCCGATGCCCAGATCGCGGCGGCGCCGGCACGGAGCAGATCGATCTGCGAGCCGGACTCCGAGATGATCTCGACATCGGCTCCAGTGACGCGCACAGCGGCCCCGTTCACCGAGAAGATGCCGTCCTTCTCCACTGCCTCCGGGTAGGGACGGTGAAGGTCGCGCAGGTCGGCGAGGATGTAGGTGGGACGCGACCCCTCGGGCGCGGCCAGCACGTGCTTCGGACGATCGATCCCCGTCAGCACGAGCGCGGACTCGATGCCCACACGGCACGCCCCCATGATGTCGGTGTCGAGGCGGTCACCGATGAACAGCGCTTTGGTCGCACCGAATCGAGCGAGCGCCTCTTCGAAGATCGGCGCCTCCGGCTTTCCGGCGACGGTGGCCAAGCGGCCGATGGCCGTGTGCACAGCGGACACGAGCGTGCCGTTACCGGGCGCCACTCCCCGCTCGCGCGGAATGGTCCAGTCGGTGTTCGTGGCGATCCACGGGATGCCGCCTTCGTCTTCCGGCAGCTTCAGGGCAAACGCGGCCTCGGCCAGATCGGTCCAGGCCACTTCAGGCGCGAACCCCTGTACGACCGCACTCGGCGCATCCTCCGCGCTGCGGGTGACCGTGTAGCCGGCCTTCTCGACCTCGTCGACCAGACCATCCCCGCCCACCACGAGAATCGTCGCCGGTGCGGGAAGGATGCCGGTCAACAGCCGCATGGCCGCCTGTGGGCTGG
It encodes:
- a CDS encoding HAD-IIA family hydrolase, coding for MGLFSRARPASSTPSTPLAGVDTVLADLDGVVYAGPGALPFAVDSLNEAGKSARLGYITNNAARTDASVAEHLSSLGLEVTASDVVTSPQAAMRLLTGILPAPATILVVGGDGLVDEVEKAGYTVTRSAEDAPSAVVQGFAPEVAWTDLAEAAFALKLPEDEGGIPWIATNTDWTIPRERGVAPGNGTLVSAVHTAIGRLATVAGKPEAPIFEEALARFGATKALFIGDRLDTDIMGACRVGIESALVLTGIDRPKHVLAAPEGSRPTYILADLRDLHRPYPEAVEKDGIFSVNGAAVRVTGADVEIISESGSQIDLLRAGAAAIWASGTPVFVLRVPERLYDDPFHRP